The sequence ACAAGCAGCTGCCGGTCTCCCAGGTCGAGCGCGCCACCAGCGTTCACCCCGGCCGCTTTATCTGGGGAGTCTGGCTGCACCAGCGCAGCATTTGTCGCACGGCCCGCTTCAAGCAGCCGCGGATCGCCAGCATTCGGATTAGGGTGACCGGTCCGCAGAGCGTTCGATTGACCATCAAGGAAAACGCCCTGCTGGGGACCACCACCCTGGGCAAGCAGCGTTACGCCGTCCTGGCCAACGGGCATCTTCAGGCAAGTGCCAACCCGGCTGGTGGGATCAGCTACCAGGGCTTTAACAAGCACCGGGCGCTGCTCAAGGAGGTCGCCCGCCAGACCGGCAAGCTGAAGCCGGCGGTGCGCGACGGGATCTCGACGGTCACCTACAGTCCGACGAAGCAGATGCCAAATCGGGTGGTGCTCTACATGCGCGACGGCAACACCGTTCTGGCAAACGCGCACACGGTTGGCAAGAAGATGGCCTACTATCCGGCCATCGTCGCCAACATGAAGAATAGTGGCGTGATTGATCTCCAAGTGGGCGCATACTCGTACGATTATGGCTCACAAGATAAATAATATTTTGCAAAAGCTTACAGGAACCCTTTTTCGAGGGTGTTTAACTGTGGTAAAATCTTTAAGAGGCAAATTTTCAATTACGAAAAAACTTATTT comes from Limosilactobacillus sp. and encodes:
- a CDS encoding cell division protein FtsQ/DivIB; this translates as MARDRYVSEHQQYAQRLADLEKRSAQARQKAQKSAADRSQHISHRLPKLRWHHYKTNGERVLKLVAFFGLVLLLMIYIISPLSKVKTVTVTGNKQLPVSQVERATSVHPGRFIWGVWLHQRSICRTARFKQPRIASIRIRVTGPQSVRLTIKENALLGTTTLGKQRYAVLANGHLQASANPAGGISYQGFNKHRALLKEVARQTGKLKPAVRDGISTVTYSPTKQMPNRVVLYMRDGNTVLANAHTVGKKMAYYPAIVANMKNSGVIDLQVGAYSYDYGSQDK